The following proteins come from a genomic window of bacterium:
- a CDS encoding DUF87 domain-containing protein, which produces MARRLYPEFGKVGGLVILGAAIVTSFVFAVNFSVARSIIALGQAFRAGVRGAAFAFGHAGASLRRLFARRALLAEDEIAEPEAGPVIHAPKPARTEKRRVQPAPVEEAPRDSEDELLGRVIGDRAAHPANGHAETSGDIDDLGRILESIELNHDDYREARDSAPNTPEPRISERADAKRQPATPGQIDFLRGTGPYIPPPIELLEDYRGRNLPVDRELIVESSRQLESKLEDFGVRGRVTNVHPGPIITMYEFEPAPGIKVNRIASLEDDLKMVLRAESVRIIAPIPGKGAVGIEVPNAVRETILLRELIESRPFQSGESPLSVPFGKDITGNPVIQDLAKMPHLLVAGTTGAGKSVFINTLITGILYKASPQDVRLILIDPKMLELSDYADIPHLLCPVCTQPKKATAILRWAVGEMESRYRKLRDRGVRNIASYNKKVDRLRAERGRRRGAEEDDLERLPYIVVIVDELADLMMVAQKDFESSIARLAQMARAAGIHLILATQRPSVDVVSGVIKANFPARVSFKVSSGTDSKTIIDASGAQRLLGNGDMLFLPPTTSEVVRIHGCWISETEVQAVVENIKHGGASAYDEAAIRAMEQEEEAGEDGQDADLEDDPEYDRAIEIVARERKASVSYLQRRLKIGYNRSARIMERMEREGIVGPSDGTSRPREVLVPSRKYD; this is translated from the coding sequence ATCGCACGGCGCCTGTATCCGGAATTCGGGAAGGTCGGCGGGCTTGTCATCCTGGGCGCGGCGATCGTCACGTCGTTCGTTTTCGCGGTGAACTTCTCCGTCGCGCGTTCCATCATCGCATTGGGGCAGGCGTTTCGGGCGGGGGTGCGTGGTGCGGCGTTTGCTTTCGGGCACGCGGGCGCTTCGCTGCGACGACTTTTCGCGCGCCGCGCCCTGCTTGCCGAGGACGAAATCGCCGAACCGGAAGCCGGACCGGTCATCCACGCGCCCAAACCCGCGCGCACGGAAAAGCGTCGCGTCCAACCGGCGCCCGTCGAGGAAGCGCCGCGCGATTCGGAGGACGAGCTGCTCGGCCGCGTCATCGGTGATCGCGCCGCGCATCCCGCGAACGGCCACGCCGAAACGTCCGGCGACATCGACGATCTGGGGCGCATCCTCGAATCCATCGAACTGAATCACGACGATTACCGCGAGGCGCGCGATTCCGCGCCGAACACACCCGAGCCTCGCATCTCCGAGCGCGCCGACGCGAAGCGTCAGCCCGCGACGCCGGGGCAGATCGATTTCCTGCGCGGCACGGGACCGTACATTCCACCGCCGATCGAACTTCTCGAAGATTACCGCGGGCGCAATCTGCCGGTCGATCGCGAATTGATCGTCGAGTCGAGCCGGCAGCTAGAAAGCAAGCTCGAGGATTTCGGCGTGCGCGGGCGCGTCACGAACGTGCACCCCGGCCCGATCATCACAATGTACGAGTTCGAGCCGGCGCCGGGCATCAAGGTCAATCGCATCGCGTCGCTGGAGGACGACCTGAAGATGGTGCTGCGCGCCGAGAGCGTGCGCATCATCGCGCCGATCCCCGGAAAGGGCGCCGTCGGCATCGAGGTGCCCAACGCCGTTCGCGAGACGATCCTGCTGCGCGAGCTGATCGAGTCCCGTCCGTTCCAGAGCGGGGAATCGCCCTTGTCCGTGCCGTTCGGCAAGGACATCACCGGCAACCCCGTCATTCAGGATCTGGCGAAAATGCCGCATCTTCTGGTCGCGGGAACGACAGGCGCGGGCAAGTCCGTGTTCATCAACACGCTCATCACCGGCATTCTCTACAAGGCGAGCCCGCAGGATGTGCGGCTGATTCTGATCGACCCGAAGATGCTCGAACTATCCGACTACGCCGACATTCCGCACCTTCTGTGCCCCGTGTGCACGCAGCCCAAAAAGGCGACGGCGATCCTGCGTTGGGCGGTCGGCGAAATGGAAAGCCGCTACCGCAAGCTGCGCGATCGCGGCGTGCGAAACATTGCTAGCTACAACAAGAAGGTCGACCGCCTGCGCGCCGAACGCGGACGACGCCGGGGCGCCGAGGAAGACGATCTCGAGCGCCTGCCGTATATCGTCGTCATCGTGGACGAGCTCGCGGACCTGATGATGGTGGCGCAAAAGGATTTCGAATCGTCGATCGCGCGCCTGGCGCAGATGGCGCGCGCGGCGGGCATTCACCTGATCCTCGCGACGCAACGGCCGAGCGTCGACGTCGTCAGCGGCGTCATCAAGGCGAACTTCCCGGCGCGCGTCAGCTTCAAGGTGTCCTCGGGCACCGATTCGAAAACGATCATCGATGCCTCGGGCGCGCAGCGCCTTTTGGGAAACGGCGACATGCTTTTCCTTCCGCCGACCACAAGCGAGGTCGTGCGTATCCACGGCTGCTGGATCTCCGAGACGGAGGTGCAGGCGGTGGTGGAAAACATCAAACACGGCGGCGCGTCGGCGTACGACGAAGCCGCGATTCGCGCGATGGAGCAGGAAGAGGAGGCCGGGGAAGATGGTCAGGACGCCGACCTGGAGGACGATCCGGAGTACGACCGCGCCATCGAGATCGTGGCGCGCGAACGCAAGGCCTCGGTCAGCTACCTTCAGCGGCGGCTGAAAATCGGCTATAACCGCTCGGCGCGCATCATGGAGCGCATGGAGCGGGAAGGCATCGTCGGGCCGTCCGACGGAACGAGCCGACCCCGCGAGGTTCTTGTCCCCTCACGCAAATACGATTGA
- a CDS encoding class I SAM-dependent methyltransferase, with protein MDVKSQAYVAEAVKRHPIKGPVLEIAAGWEPNYYRPLFGDLEYVKQDIRQWDPPTIEIIGDAKDLRGKVGDGSFNTILCVNTLEHIDEPHKVADEIFRILAVGGHAIVTVPCRCPIHRAPKDYWRPMPDGMFFLFRRFEILDMMLGRSATYPSTINMVVRKAQQPVEREDFPYEVIRTKRENSAIVNFIDAITERFNIQFIRLR; from the coding sequence ATGGACGTCAAATCGCAAGCCTACGTGGCGGAAGCCGTCAAACGGCATCCCATCAAAGGTCCGGTCCTCGAGATCGCCGCCGGCTGGGAGCCCAACTACTACCGCCCCCTGTTCGGCGATTTGGAATACGTCAAGCAGGACATCCGCCAGTGGGATCCGCCGACGATCGAAATCATCGGCGACGCGAAAGACCTGCGCGGCAAGGTCGGCGACGGCTCGTTCAACACGATTCTTTGCGTCAATACGCTCGAGCACATCGACGAGCCGCACAAGGTCGCGGACGAAATTTTCCGTATTCTCGCCGTGGGGGGGCACGCCATCGTCACCGTGCCGTGCCGCTGCCCCATCCACCGCGCACCCAAGGACTACTGGCGGCCGATGCCCGACGGCATGTTTTTCCTGTTCCGCCGGTTCGAGATCCTCGACATGATGCTTGGCCGCTCGGCGACGTACCCCTCCACGATCAACATGGTCGTGCGAAAGGCCCAACAGCCCGTGGAGCGCGAGGATTTTCCGTACGAGGTGATTCGGACGAAGCGCGAAAACAGCGCAATCGTCAATTTCATCGACGCGATCACCGAGCGGTTCAATATTCAGTTCATCCGGCTGCGATAA
- a CDS encoding YncE family protein — MRDFGRTLAAAPLVFVFYGLAQNEYLFVPAAAKAGALAVIAAGIAWRVIRRERAHTPFWLAAFLAAYDLPMWLGGYSFLGLVAVFPMAVAAVLAFFAWRNAHFARRAGLAVILVAAVGLFFLQFYREIAFDESLDRCAREAASLDPAVRVFDEARHPYDFAFAAVPGDDESGARRLIAAAYGMEEIVRWFTDDSPPALAATTRIDAEGEVQRLTPNDAGDAFFAPPWGRRGDDEAILVLDANDRTVTRTIPVPICRNVFETLLDPATGRLFALCEVSHTLVALDPARGGFVGSVDVPGRDAYDLAFDVARRRILVTDYWSPNVVVVDADRLTVTHEVRVGWSSFGAIWHADRFYVARPLASEVVEIDADRLVVTRRFDAGYGVRDLAVDAARGVLYAGNYFDGTVDAIRLATGERIKRAAAGMLVRGVEYDPRADRLLVAAGCGAREIDLAEWLRE, encoded by the coding sequence ATGCGCGATTTTGGGCGGACGCTTGCCGCGGCGCCGCTCGTGTTTGTGTTTTACGGCCTGGCGCAAAACGAATACCTGTTCGTCCCGGCCGCCGCCAAGGCCGGCGCGCTTGCCGTCATCGCGGCGGGAATCGCGTGGCGGGTGATTCGCCGCGAGCGCGCGCACACGCCATTCTGGCTCGCCGCGTTCCTGGCCGCGTACGACCTGCCGATGTGGCTTGGCGGCTATTCGTTCCTCGGTCTTGTCGCCGTATTCCCGATGGCCGTCGCCGCCGTCCTCGCGTTCTTCGCCTGGCGGAACGCGCACTTCGCGCGGCGTGCGGGCCTCGCGGTGATCCTCGTGGCGGCGGTCGGCCTGTTCTTCTTGCAGTTCTATCGCGAAATCGCGTTTGACGAGTCGCTCGACCGCTGCGCGCGCGAGGCCGCGTCGCTCGATCCGGCCGTTCGGGTTTTTGACGAAGCCCGGCATCCGTACGACTTCGCGTTCGCGGCCGTGCCGGGTGACGACGAATCGGGAGCGCGGCGGCTCATCGCCGCGGCGTACGGCATGGAGGAGATCGTCCGCTGGTTCACGGACGATTCGCCGCCGGCGCTTGCCGCGACGACGCGCATCGACGCCGAAGGCGAGGTGCAGCGTTTGACGCCGAACGACGCGGGAGATGCGTTTTTTGCGCCGCCGTGGGGACGGCGCGGAGACGACGAGGCCATCCTCGTTCTTGACGCGAACGATCGAACGGTGACGCGCACGATCCCCGTGCCGATCTGCCGCAACGTCTTTGAGACGCTTCTCGATCCGGCGACCGGCCGTCTTTTCGCGCTATGCGAAGTTTCGCACACGCTTGTCGCACTCGACCCCGCGAGGGGCGGGTTTGTCGGCAGCGTGGATGTGCCCGGGCGCGATGCGTACGACCTGGCGTTCGACGTCGCGCGGCGGCGCATTCTCGTGACCGACTACTGGAGTCCGAACGTCGTCGTCGTCGACGCGGATCGCCTGACCGTGACGCACGAGGTGCGCGTGGGGTGGTCATCGTTCGGTGCGATTTGGCACGCGGACCGGTTTTACGTCGCGCGGCCGCTGGCGTCCGAGGTCGTGGAAATCGACGCGGACAGGCTCGTGGTGACGCGGCGGTTCGACGCCGGATACGGCGTGCGCGATCTGGCGGTCGACGCCGCGCGCGGCGTCTTGTACGCGGGCAACTATTTTGACGGCACCGTGGACGCGATCCGTCTTGCGACGGGCGAGCGCATCAAACGCGCCGCGGCGGGAATGCTGGTGCGCGGCGTGGAGTACGACCCGCGCGCGGACCGGCTGCTGGTGGCCGCCGGGTGCGGCGCGCGGGAGATCGATCTGGCGGAATGGCTTCGAGAATAA